The Anguilla anguilla isolate fAngAng1 chromosome 4, fAngAng1.pri, whole genome shotgun sequence genome has a window encoding:
- the LOC118225938 gene encoding GTPase IMAP family member 8-like isoform X1 translates to MATDSSLLRNDESKELRIVLLGGRWGGKSSAGNTILGEERFESGRQRTAKSDDRHATVAGRKLILVDTPGWKGHLSLRETTEADRREIKQSVCKCPPGPHAFLLVVPVDSAFTEEHRRSLVDHLTLLGDKVWKYSMVLFTCGDWLREKSIEEHIETEGDALQWLTDKCRNRFHILNNKNREDPTQVSQLLDKIEEMVAENNGGHFEVDESTRQMILTKKMEVEAKATERKMQTDKRREELSRLLQGAEQPTELRVVLLGSRNAGKSASGNTILGSEEFDIKKGTSKSVVKRACVAGTPITIVDTPGWWQGFSVRDTTKQGKQELTRSTSLCPPGPHVFLLVIDTDVAFTERQREAVEEHLQLISGRAWKRTMILFSRADWLGAKSIEQHIEEEGKALQWLVEKCGNKYHALDNKNKDNKAQVAELLQKMKEVVAGNGGSFHEVDGRALQSIEEDRKAVEEKAKRRMTKAKEQRKRFQGTNIHLPEMKVVLMGQKSSGKNAVGTTILDRNAFPSCETACCEIEEGVVFGRRLTVVNTPGWWDNSARCTLEQDKEIMRGLSLCLPGPHTVLLVIPVDVAYRERHRRALEDHLCCLGEGVWRHTIVLFTYGDRLGETSMEQHIEREGWPLQWVVEKCGNRYQLFNNKNRGDGAQVAELLEKMEEMVAGNDGEQFSPDMSQVYREVENELKRKVAEEMKVCYVEEMNWREKELKEQFEEEWRRREKELFEKFGDSSVKGKQPAKLKIKPLTALPSKERKIRKEQRKNEEKTSQDNYPQKLSEGMVSQSRGWKLRFWMRNSLEFGPPSMSEGMDSQNSSSNLHFRRRNSLEFGPPSIGGSTEQMWTESTTGPQEALRKRRQSWSPSTFSTASTGQDSGITSRLGSLRSLTISEYPAESDAALPPGTGSR, encoded by the exons AGAGTAAAGAGCTGAGGATTGTTCTGCTGGGAGGAAGATGGGGTGGGAAGAGTTCAGCAGGAAACACCATCCTGGGAGAAGAGAGGTTCGAATCCGGAAGACAAAGAACAGCAAAGAGCGACGACCGGCATGCAACAGTGGCTGGCAGGAAGCTGATCCTGGTTGATACGCCCGGGTGGAAAGGTCATTTATCTCTCAGGGAAACCACAGAGGCGGACAGACGAGAGATCAAGCAAAGTGTGTGCAAGTGCCCTCCCGGACCCCACGCCTTCCTCCTGGTCGTTCCTGTGGATTCAGCCTTCACCGAGGAACACAGGAGATCGCTGGTGGACCACCTGACGCTCCTGGGCGACAAAGTCTGGAAATACTCTATGGTGCTGTTCACCTGCGGTGACTGGCTGAGAGAAAAAAGCATCGAGGAGCACATAGAGACAGAAGGAGATGCTCTGCAATGGCTGACAGATAAATGCAGAAATAGATTTCATATTCTCAACAACAAGAACAGGGAAGATCCCACTCAGGTCTCACAGCTGCTGGACAAGATTGAGGAGATGGTGGCAGAAAAcaatggcggccattttgaagtTGATGAAAGCACTCGTCAAATGATCCTGACGAAGAAGATGGAGGTGGAAGCAAAGGCAACAGAAAGGAAgatgcagacagacaaacgCAGAGAGGAGCTGAGTAGACTCCTCCAGG ggGCAGAGCAGCCCACAGAACTCAGGGTGGTTCTGCTGGGGAGCAGAAACGCTGGAAAGAGCGCGTCGGGGAACACAATCCTGGGCAGCGAGGAGTTTGACATTAAGAAAGGGACCTCGAAGTCTGTGGTGAAACGCGCTTGTGTGGCAGGGACGCCCATAACCATAGTCGACACTCCCGGCTGGTGGCAAGGTTTCTCTGTCCGCGACACTACCAAGCAGGGGAAACAGGAACTGACACGCAGTACGTCTCTGTGTCCGCCGGGACCCCATGTCTTCCTGCTGGTCATCGACACGGATGTGGCCTTCACCGAGAGGCAAAGAGAAGCTGTGGAGGAACACCTTCAGCTCATCAGTGGGCGTGCCTGGAAACGCACCATGATTTTATTCTCCAGAGCTGATTGGCTCGGAGCCAAGTCCATCGAGCAGCACATAGAGGAGGAAGGGAAGGCTCTTCAGTGGCTGGTGGAGAAGTGTGGGAACAAGTACCACGCCCTCGACAACAAGAACAAGGACAACAAGGCTCAGGTGGCAGAGCTGCTGCAGAAGATGAAGGAGGTGGTGGCGGGAAATGGCGGGAGCTTCCATGAGGTGGATGGGAGAGCCCTGCAGTCCATCGAGGAGGACAGGAAGGCCGTGGAGGAGAAAGCCAAGCGGAGGATGACAAAAGCCAAGGAACAGAGGAAGAGATTCCAAG GGACAAACATCCATCTTCCTGAGATGAAGGTGGTCCTGATGGGGCAGAAATCATCGGGGAAGAACGCGGTGGGGACCACCATCCTGGACCGGAATGCGTTCCCCAGCTGCGAAACCGCGTGTTGTGAGATAGAAGAGGGCGTGGTTTTTGGGAGACGGCTCACAGTTGTGAACACCCCAGGCTGGTGGGATAATTCGGCAAGGTGCACCTTGGAGCAGGACAAAGAGATCATGAGGGGACTGTCTCTGTGCCTCCCAGGGCCCCATACTGTCCTCCTGGTCATCCCTGTAGACGTGGcctacagagagagacacaggagggcGCTGGAGGACCACCTGTGCTGTCTCGGTGAGGGCGTCTGGAGACACACCATCGTGCTGTTCACCTACGGGGACAGACTGGGAGAGACGAGCATGGAGCAGCACATAGAGAGGGAGGGCTGGCCCCTCCAGTGGGTGGTGGAGAAATGCGGGAACAGGTACCAGCTCTTCAACAACAAGAACAGGGGCGATGGCGCTCAGGTggcagagctgctggagaagatgGAGGAGATGGTGGCGGGAAATGATGGGGAGCAGTTCTCTCCTGACATGAGTCAGGTCTACCGCGAGGTGGAGAACGAGCTGAAGAGGAAGGTGGCTGAGGAAATGAAAGTATGCTATGTGGAGGAAATGAACTGGAGGGAAAAAGAACTGAAAGAACAATTTGAGGAggaatggaggaggagagagaaagaactcTTTGAGAAGTTTGGAGACTCATCAGTGAAAGGCAAACAGCCagctaaattaaaaatcaagCCTTTGACTGCTCTGCCCT caaaggaaagaaaaattcGGAAGGAACAGAGAAAGAATGAGGAGAAGACAAGTCAAGACAACTACCCGCAAAAAC tgaGCGAAGGGATGGTCTCTCAGAGTCGAGGCTGGAAACTCCGTTTCTGGATGAGGAACAGCCTTGAGTTTGGCCCACCCAGCA TGAGTGAAGGGATGGATTCTCAGAATAGCAGCTCGAACCTGCATTTCCGGAGGAGAAACAGCCTTGAGTTTGGCCCACCCAGCA
- the LOC118225938 gene encoding GTPase IMAP family member 8-like isoform X2, whose protein sequence is MATDSSLLRNDESKELRIVLLGGRWGGKSSAGNTILGEERFESGRQRTAKSDDRHATVAGRKLILVDTPGWKGHLSLRETTEADRREIKQSVCKCPPGPHAFLLVVPVDSAFTEEHRRSLVDHLTLLGDKVWKYSMVLFTCGDWLREKSIEEHIETEGDALQWLTDKCRNRFHILNNKNREDPTQVSQLLDKIEEMVAENNGGHFEVDESTRQMILTKKMEVEAKATERKMQTDKRREELSRLLQGAEQPTELRVVLLGSRNAGKSASGNTILGSEEFDIKKGTSKSVVKRACVAGTPITIVDTPGWWQGFSVRDTTKQGKQELTRSTSLCPPGPHVFLLVIDTDVAFTERQREAVEEHLQLISGRAWKRTMILFSRADWLGAKSIEQHIEEEGKALQWLVEKCGNKYHALDNKNKDNKAQVAELLQKMKEVVAGNGGSFHEVDGRALQSIEEDRKAVEEKAKRRMTKAKEQRKRFQGTNIHLPEMKVVLMGQKSSGKNAVGTTILDRNAFPSCETACCEIEEGVVFGRRLTVVNTPGWWDNSARCTLEQDKEIMRGLSLCLPGPHTVLLVIPVDVAYRERHRRALEDHLCCLGEGVWRHTIVLFTYGDRLGETSMEQHIEREGWPLQWVVEKCGNRYQLFNNKNRGDGAQVAELLEKMEEMVAGNDGEQFSPDMSQVYREVENELKRKVAEEMKVCYVEEMNWREKELKEQFEEEWRRREKELFEKFGDSSVKGKQPAKLKIKPLTALPSKERKIRKEQRKNEEKTSQDNYPQKLSEGMVSQSRGWKLRFWMRNSLEFGPPSIGGSTEQMWTESTTGPQEALRKRRQSWSPSTFSTASTGQDSGITSRLGSLRSLTISEYPAESDAALPPGTGSR, encoded by the exons AGAGTAAAGAGCTGAGGATTGTTCTGCTGGGAGGAAGATGGGGTGGGAAGAGTTCAGCAGGAAACACCATCCTGGGAGAAGAGAGGTTCGAATCCGGAAGACAAAGAACAGCAAAGAGCGACGACCGGCATGCAACAGTGGCTGGCAGGAAGCTGATCCTGGTTGATACGCCCGGGTGGAAAGGTCATTTATCTCTCAGGGAAACCACAGAGGCGGACAGACGAGAGATCAAGCAAAGTGTGTGCAAGTGCCCTCCCGGACCCCACGCCTTCCTCCTGGTCGTTCCTGTGGATTCAGCCTTCACCGAGGAACACAGGAGATCGCTGGTGGACCACCTGACGCTCCTGGGCGACAAAGTCTGGAAATACTCTATGGTGCTGTTCACCTGCGGTGACTGGCTGAGAGAAAAAAGCATCGAGGAGCACATAGAGACAGAAGGAGATGCTCTGCAATGGCTGACAGATAAATGCAGAAATAGATTTCATATTCTCAACAACAAGAACAGGGAAGATCCCACTCAGGTCTCACAGCTGCTGGACAAGATTGAGGAGATGGTGGCAGAAAAcaatggcggccattttgaagtTGATGAAAGCACTCGTCAAATGATCCTGACGAAGAAGATGGAGGTGGAAGCAAAGGCAACAGAAAGGAAgatgcagacagacaaacgCAGAGAGGAGCTGAGTAGACTCCTCCAGG ggGCAGAGCAGCCCACAGAACTCAGGGTGGTTCTGCTGGGGAGCAGAAACGCTGGAAAGAGCGCGTCGGGGAACACAATCCTGGGCAGCGAGGAGTTTGACATTAAGAAAGGGACCTCGAAGTCTGTGGTGAAACGCGCTTGTGTGGCAGGGACGCCCATAACCATAGTCGACACTCCCGGCTGGTGGCAAGGTTTCTCTGTCCGCGACACTACCAAGCAGGGGAAACAGGAACTGACACGCAGTACGTCTCTGTGTCCGCCGGGACCCCATGTCTTCCTGCTGGTCATCGACACGGATGTGGCCTTCACCGAGAGGCAAAGAGAAGCTGTGGAGGAACACCTTCAGCTCATCAGTGGGCGTGCCTGGAAACGCACCATGATTTTATTCTCCAGAGCTGATTGGCTCGGAGCCAAGTCCATCGAGCAGCACATAGAGGAGGAAGGGAAGGCTCTTCAGTGGCTGGTGGAGAAGTGTGGGAACAAGTACCACGCCCTCGACAACAAGAACAAGGACAACAAGGCTCAGGTGGCAGAGCTGCTGCAGAAGATGAAGGAGGTGGTGGCGGGAAATGGCGGGAGCTTCCATGAGGTGGATGGGAGAGCCCTGCAGTCCATCGAGGAGGACAGGAAGGCCGTGGAGGAGAAAGCCAAGCGGAGGATGACAAAAGCCAAGGAACAGAGGAAGAGATTCCAAG GGACAAACATCCATCTTCCTGAGATGAAGGTGGTCCTGATGGGGCAGAAATCATCGGGGAAGAACGCGGTGGGGACCACCATCCTGGACCGGAATGCGTTCCCCAGCTGCGAAACCGCGTGTTGTGAGATAGAAGAGGGCGTGGTTTTTGGGAGACGGCTCACAGTTGTGAACACCCCAGGCTGGTGGGATAATTCGGCAAGGTGCACCTTGGAGCAGGACAAAGAGATCATGAGGGGACTGTCTCTGTGCCTCCCAGGGCCCCATACTGTCCTCCTGGTCATCCCTGTAGACGTGGcctacagagagagacacaggagggcGCTGGAGGACCACCTGTGCTGTCTCGGTGAGGGCGTCTGGAGACACACCATCGTGCTGTTCACCTACGGGGACAGACTGGGAGAGACGAGCATGGAGCAGCACATAGAGAGGGAGGGCTGGCCCCTCCAGTGGGTGGTGGAGAAATGCGGGAACAGGTACCAGCTCTTCAACAACAAGAACAGGGGCGATGGCGCTCAGGTggcagagctgctggagaagatgGAGGAGATGGTGGCGGGAAATGATGGGGAGCAGTTCTCTCCTGACATGAGTCAGGTCTACCGCGAGGTGGAGAACGAGCTGAAGAGGAAGGTGGCTGAGGAAATGAAAGTATGCTATGTGGAGGAAATGAACTGGAGGGAAAAAGAACTGAAAGAACAATTTGAGGAggaatggaggaggagagagaaagaactcTTTGAGAAGTTTGGAGACTCATCAGTGAAAGGCAAACAGCCagctaaattaaaaatcaagCCTTTGACTGCTCTGCCCT caaaggaaagaaaaattcGGAAGGAACAGAGAAAGAATGAGGAGAAGACAAGTCAAGACAACTACCCGCAAAAAC tgaGCGAAGGGATGGTCTCTCAGAGTCGAGGCTGGAAACTCCGTTTCTGGATGAGGAACAGCCTTGAGTTTGGCCCACCCAGCA